The following are encoded in a window of Physeter macrocephalus isolate SW-GA chromosome 9, ASM283717v5, whole genome shotgun sequence genomic DNA:
- the LRRC19 gene encoding leucine-rich repeat-containing protein 19: protein MKITSITILFWPLSMLLLSDESQTSKTEVKCNFTAKNYALIPANINKNITILDLSYNQITLNVTDTRVLQTYFLLTELYLIENNVIILHNNSFGNLSNLEILNICRNSIHIIQQGAFTGLDKLKQLYLCQNKIVQLNPDIFVPLKNLILLNLQGNLISYLDVPQLFHLEFIILYGNPWNCSCSLLNLQNWLNTSNVTLENENITMCSYPDILKCYNIKTVTYKAECYSKFPSSIIEDLYIHFQSIGNSTFNSFLNNLTRNSERESQGKSWAFLVSVVVTVLMTSLLISIAIKCPVWYNFLLSYNHHRLEEHEAETYEDSFTRNPSPPPQIPDTSSEETTVIFEQLQQFVVDDDGFIEDKYIDTHELREEN from the exons ATGAAAATCACAAGCATCACAATCTTGTTTTGGCCGCTCTCCATGCTATTGTTATCAGACGAAAGCCAGACGTCTAAAACT gaaGTCAAATGTAATTTCACTGCAAAGAATTATGCTTTGATTccagcaaatatcaataaaaacattACTATACTTGACCTCAGTTATAACCAAATTACTCTGAATGTTACAGATACAAGAGTTCTACAGACATATTTTTTACTCACCGAGCTCTATCTGATTGAGAACAATGTCATTATCCTACATAATAATAGTTTTGGTAACCTCTCCAatctagaaattttaaatatctgtagaaACTCCATCCACATAATTCAACAGGGTGCCTTTACAGGCTTAGATAAACTAAAACAGTTATATCTCTGCCAAAACAAAATAGTTCAACTGAATCCTGATATATTTGTGCCTCTAAAAAACCTGATACTATTGAATCTGCAAGGCAATTTGATAAGCTATCTTGATGTACCACAACTGTTTCATCTGGAATTCATAATTTTATACGGAAATCCGTGGAACTGCTCTTGTAGTCTACTGAATTTGCAAAACTGGTTGAACACATCGAATGTGACACTAG AAAATGAGAACATCACCATGTGTAGCTATCCGGATATACTGAAGTGCTACAATATCAAAACAGTAACTTACAAGGCTGAATGCTACTCAAAATTTCCTTCATCTATAATTGAAGATCTCTACATTCATTTTCAGTCCATTGGCAATTCaacatttaatagttttttgAACAACTTAACAAGAAATTCAG AACGTGAATCTCAAGGAAAAAGCTGGGCTTTTCTTGTCAGTGTTGTAGTCACTGTACTGATGACTTCACTCCTCATTTCAATTGCTATCAAGTGCCCAGTATGGTATAATTTTCTGCTTAGTTACAATCATCATCGCCTGGAAGAGCATGAAGCAGAAACCTATGAAGATAGTTTTACCAGAAATCCAAGTCCTCCTCCACAGATACCAGACACAAGCTCCGAAGAAACTACAGTAATATTTGAACAACTACAGCAATTTGTGGTAGATGATGATGGGTTTATTGAAGACAAATACATAGATACTCATGAATTAcgtgaagaaaattaa